TGGCCGCACGCATACCCAAGATGCAACGCCGCTGACTTTATCACAGGAGTTTTCAGGCTATGCGCATCAAGTTGCGATGGCGATCAAGCGGATCAAAACCAGCCTTACAGATATTTATGAATTGGCCCAAGGCGGTACCGCGGTGGGTACCGGCCTGAATACCAAACATGGTTGGGATGTTCTTGTCGCCCGCAATATGGCGAAAATCACGGGTTTGCCCTTTGTGACAGCGCCAAATAAATTCGAGGCCTTGGCAGCGCATGATGCGATGGTAGAAATATCGGGCAGCTTAAAAACAGCGGCAGCCAGCTTGTTTAAAATTGCCAATGACATTCGTTTGCTCGGCTCAGGCCCCCGCTGCGGGCTTGGTGAATTGATCTTGCCCGAGAATGAACCTGGCAGTTCGATCATGCCGGGCAAAGTAAACCCAACACAATGCGAAGCCCTCACGCAAGTCTGCGCGCAAGTGTTTGGCAATGATGCCGCTGTCGGGTTTGCTGGTAGCCAAGGGCATTTCGAACTGAACGTCTATAAACCCATGATGGCCTATAACGTGTTGCAATCGATGCAGCTGCTTGGCGATGCATGCAATGCCTTCACCGATAATTTGATCGATGGGTTGGAAGCCGATGAAACCCGTATCGACAAACTGATGCGCGAAAGCTTGATGCTGGTCACCGCTTTGGCGCCTGAGATTGGCTATGACAACGCCACAAAAGTTGCCAAAACAGCGCATAAAAACGGCACCACTTTAAAACAAGAAGCCATCGCGCTTGGATTTGTGGATGCAGAAACTTTCGAACGGGTGGTACGCCCAGAAAACATGGTCGGGCCCAAAGCATGAGCCGAGCGATCAATCTCAACCAATTTCGAAAAGCAAAACAAGCCGCTCAGAAAAAAAATGAAGCCGCTGAAAACGCGGTGAAATTTGGGCGGACAAAGGTCCAGAAAAAGGCAGACCAAAATGCGCAAAATCGTCTAGACGCGCATCTTGAGGGGCATAAAATCGATCGATGAGCCTCAAGCCTAAAAAACGCTCATTAACCTTGCGCGGCCATCGCACAAGCGTTTCGCTTGAAGATAGGTTTTGGACCGCTTTTCGCCAAATTGCCGCAGATGAAAACCTGGCCATCAACGCATTGGCAGCCAAAATAGATGAAGAGCGCCCCTTCGAAGAAGGTTTGGCAAGCGCAATTCGCGATTATGTTTTACAATATTATATGCGATTGAGCCGCGATAACGATAATTAACATTCGTTCCTGCGGGAAATCATGCGCTACTGCAACGGCCTTAGCGGGGATCAAAACGCAGATAAATTCCTGACCTCGCCCGTAAAGTGAGATGCGCCAAGGGCTGCGGAACCGGCAAATCGCGGCAGCTTAAACGATATTTCTGAACGATACGCGCCAAGAGGTAAGGCCCTTCAACCATCGCAAACCCTGCACCAGGGCAGATGCGTGGCCCGGAAGAAAATGGCAAAAAGGCCTGACGCTGGCAGTCAGCGGCCGGCATTTCTTGCCAACGCAAGGGGTCAAATTCATCCGGACGTTCCCAGATCCGATTGTGCCGCTGCACATACCAAGGGCTAATTATGATCAGGCTATTTTTAGGCACGCGGCGGCCCCGAAAAACTTCGCCCGTTTGCCCAACCTCGCGCACCATCATCGGCACGGGGGGATAAAGGCGCAGCGTCTCGCGAAATACATCACGCGTGAACGACAGGTTTCGCATTGCGGCAAAATCGTCTGAACCCATCAGATGAGAGGCTTCCTGCGCCACTTGATCTTGAAACTGGGGATAGCGCGCCAGCAAATATAACGCCCAACTGAGCGCGGCAGCGCTGGTTTCATGGCCCGCAAGAAAGAAAATCATCACCTGATCGACCATTTCAGATAGGGAGAGCCGCGTTCCTGTTTCCGGATCTTGCGTGCTCAACAGCCGCGTCGCCAAGTCTTGCGGTGCGCGGCCTGCAGCAATCTGGTCTTGTCGCATATGGGTCAGATGCGTGATCAAACGCCTGATTTCAAGCGCCGATCTCTTCACTCGACGATTTTGCCAAAATGGCAGCCATCGCAGCGCGGGCACCAGCGCAGCCAGATTGGCAACCGGTTGTTGACGCTGATAGGTTCGAAAAGCGTCAAATACTTTGCTCGCAGTCTTATCTTCGATTGGAACAGAAAAAAGCGTGCGAAAAATCACATCTGCAGCCAACTTGCTGGCCAATGGCTCTACATCGGCCGTTCCGGACGAAAGCTCGGCGAGGAACGCATCAGCGGCGGCTTGCATGGCCGGAAAAGCCTGTTTGAGCCGCCCCCCCTCAAAGGCAGGGTTCACAATGCGCCGCTGCCGTTGCCAAGTGCTGCCCGTGGTCAAAAAAACACTGTCACCCAACAAAGAATATAAGCCCGTCGCAATCCGCGAAGATTTTGGGAAATCATCCGGGCGCTGCTGCAAAACCAGTTGGATTAAGGCCGGTTGGTTGATCAAAAAGGAATGAAAAAAAGCTGTTCGAAATTCGGCCATCCAAGCGCGATACAGATGGTTAGGTTGCGCGGATATTATATCTTGGCGAAAGGCCTTCAAATACTTCAAAAAAGAATATTTTTCAGGTCTTGAATGGGGCTTTGGGGGCAGGTCGATCACGCGATTTCTCTATAGCGGTTATAGGCGATCTTTTGCACTTGTTTTGACGGCTTGCGATTGCAGAAGCGTTTGCGCAAGCTGATCGGGCCGGCTGTAATCGCGAAGTAATCATAATGGCGCG
The sequence above is drawn from the Rhodobacteraceae bacterium IMCC1335 genome and encodes:
- a CDS encoding cytochrome P450 gives rise to the protein MPPKPHSRPEKYSFLKYLKAFRQDIISAQPNHLYRAWMAEFRTAFFHSFLINQPALIQLVLQQRPDDFPKSSRIATGLYSLLGDSVFLTTGSTWQRQRRIVNPAFEGGRLKQAFPAMQAAADAFLAELSSGTADVEPLASKLAADVIFRTLFSVPIEDKTASKVFDAFRTYQRQQPVANLAALVPALRWLPFWQNRRVKRSALEIRRLITHLTHMRQDQIAAGRAPQDLATRLLSTQDPETGTRLSLSEMVDQVMIFFLAGHETSAAALSWALYLLARYPQFQDQVAQEASHLMGSDDFAAMRNLSFTRDVFRETLRLYPPVPMMVREVGQTGEVFRGRRVPKNSLIIISPWYVQRHNRIWERPDEFDPLRWQEMPAADCQRQAFLPFSSGPRICPGAGFAMVEGPYLLARIVQKYRLSCRDLPVPQPLAHLTLRARSGIYLRFDPR
- a CDS encoding aryl-sulfate sulfotransferase, with protein sequence MSLKPKKRSLTLRGHRTSVSLEDRFWTAFRQIAADENLAINALAAKIDEERPFEEGLASAIRDYVLQYYMRLSRDNDN
- the fumC gene encoding class II fumarate hydratase, whose translation is MTETRTETDSFGPLEVDHTKYWGAQTQRSILNFPIGWERQPIAIIRALGVIKRACAEANLELGSLDSARATAIIEAATEVIDGKFDDNFPLVVWQTGSGTQSNMNANEVIANRAIELMGGTIGSKEPVHPNDHCNMGQSSNDTFPTAMHIATAMTAEKVLLPGLQKLHKALLVKIEAFEGIIKIGRTHTQDATPLTLSQEFSGYAHQVAMAIKRIKTSLTDIYELAQGGTAVGTGLNTKHGWDVLVARNMAKITGLPFVTAPNKFEALAAHDAMVEISGSLKTAAASLFKIANDIRLLGSGPRCGLGELILPENEPGSSIMPGKVNPTQCEALTQVCAQVFGNDAAVGFAGSQGHFELNVYKPMMAYNVLQSMQLLGDACNAFTDNLIDGLEADETRIDKLMRESLMLVTALAPEIGYDNATKVAKTAHKNGTTLKQEAIALGFVDAETFERVVRPENMVGPKA
- a CDS encoding DUF4169 family protein, translating into MSRAINLNQFRKAKQAAQKKNEAAENAVKFGRTKVQKKADQNAQNRLDAHLEGHKIDR